In Anaerosporomusa subterranea, the genomic window TGTCTGGACACGAAATAGGATGAAGGCCGAAGCTAACGCTCCGGCCTTCATCAAAAAGTACGAATTACAGTCCCAGGATACCAAAGAAGACGTAGCAGATAACCGCGCCAACTACGGACATCGACAGACCCCAGATTAAGAGGTTGCGGAATAGCTTGGCTTTGTCTTCGTGGTCACCAGCGCAAGCGATACAAAGAGCGCCGAGAGTGGACAACGGCGAGGTGTCAACCAAGTGTGCACCGATGTTGATCGAGGAAATCAGAGCAACAGGGTTGCCGCCGCCGACTTCTTTGATCAAACCAGGAACCATCGGCAGGAACATCGGCATAACAACGCCGGAGGAGCTGGAGTAAGCGGAAATGACACCAGTGATCAAAGCCAGCCAAGCGTTAACAGTGGTCGGATTCGAAACCGCACCAATCATTTTAACGAAGGCATTCAGGCCGCCGGCTTTGTCCATAACTTCGATGAGAACGGTAACGCCGCAAACCATCATGATAACGCCCCATGGCATTACTTTAATGGCTTTCTTAGAGTCGCCAGAGCCAGTCAGCATCATCACACCTGCGAGAATAAATGCTACCGTGCCAACGTTAGAGAGCAGGTTAAGCAGGGTCTTGGGGAATACGCCTTTGAACATAGGCAGACCTGGCAGAACGATAGCGAGAATCAATATACCTACCAAAGATAGGGTCAGCCATTGGTGTTTGTCAAACGGTTCGGGTTGCGGAGCGAGTTCGTCAATGTTCAACGTTTCGCCGCGTTGTTTCTTAATCCAGGCCCAGCCGCCAAGTAGGAAGAAGCCGCCAATATTGGCAACACCTTGCGCTACAGTAGAATTGAAGTGAATTTTCCAGGCTAGACTGTTGAGCGAATCAGCAGCCATACCGAGTTGGGGAGCCATTTTGGCAATAATGCCGTTGGAGATAATACCGGTCGGAGCAAACGGAGAGAATGCAGCGCCGTTAGCAGCGCCGACAACGACCAGAGTCATCAGGAAGGCAGGCATACCGATGCGAGTGGCGATAGCCATGGCCACCGGAGCCATCAGAGCAGTACCGGCGATGTTGCCAGGTCCAATGGTGGTAACAAAAGTAGTCAATACAAAGACAACAAACGGAACAATCGCGGTATTGCCTTTACAAACACGAATGGAATAAGCAGTTAGTTTTTCCATCGTACCATTGGTTTGAGCCATACCGAAAAAGAACGTAACGCCGACAAGGATCATGAACAGACCAACCGGGAAGTAGGTCAAAACTTTAGCGCCAGTAGCCCCACCCCATATGCCGCCAACGATGATACCAAAAGCGACCGCCAGGAAACCTACGTGCAAATCTTCATTAATACAACTGATGATAACGACGATGAGCAATGCGACAATAGACATAATTGCAGCCATTGACAATTCCATACAACCGTTTCCTCCTCAATTACACTTTTTTAAGTCACTTCGGGTATTGGGTAACTTTTTGTTTTGACCCAACAGATTCGGCAGTTAGCTGTCAATAAATAAAAAATGAGTAGATAATGATTGCTAGATAGTACCTGCCTGCATACGTTGGTACACATCACCCCTTTCACATTTATATTTTACACAATTATATTAATTATGTAAATATAGATTCTTCTGATAATTAATTTGATTTTAACCCTCTTTCTTGTTATATGAGGGATCAATTCGCTAAAGAGTGGCTCAATTCCTCTTTTTTTACTGTTTTTTCTGTTTGTTGCTACTTATTTGAAGAGTATGACTTTTTTGAAGAAAAAGTCAGGGGGACAAATTTGCCCCCCTATTTGTTGCTTTTTCGCAGTAATCTTCTGTTTAGGCTAGAAACCTAACAGACCAAAGAATACATAGCACAACGCTCGTAGGACTAGATAAGGCGCCGATCATTTTAACCATTGCGTTCAGACCACCGGCCTGGTCCATAACATCGATCAATACAGACACGCCGCAAACCATCATGATAACGCCCCAAGGCATTACTTTAACAGCCGCTTTGCTGTCGCCGGAACCAGTGAGCATCAACACGCAGGAAAGCACAAAAGCGATCGAGCCAACGTTTGACAGCATGTTCAGAACAACTTTCGGGAACATTCCCTTCATCCCTGGCAGACCAGGTAGAACAACGAGAAGAATCAATATCCCTACCATAGCGAGAGTCAGCCATTGATGCTTGTTGAACGGTTCAGGCTGTGGCGCGATTTCATCAATATCGAGGGTGGCGCCACGCTGTTTTTGAATCCAAGCCCAGCCACCAAGCAGGAAGAAACCGCCGATATTGATAAGCCCTTGAACCATAGTAGAGTTGAAATGAATTTTTCACGCCAATCCGTTGAGTGAATCAGCGGCAATACCAAGCTGGGGAGCCATCTTGGCGATAATACCATTGGAAATAATACCAGTCGGAGCAAACGGAGAGAACGCAGCACCATTGGCAGCGCCAACAACAATCAGAGTCATGAGAAAAGCCGGCATGCCAACACGGGTGGCAATCGCCATCGCTACAGGCGCCATCAAAGCGCAACCAGCAATGTTGCCAGGTCCAATCGTGGTGACAAATGTTGTCAATAGATACACGATCAACGGAATCAGGGCGGTGTTGCCTTTACAAACACGAACAGAGTAAGCAGTC contains:
- a CDS encoding SLC13 family permease, producing MELSMAAIMSIVALLIVVIISCINEDLHVGFLAVAFGIIVGGIWGGATGAKVLTYFPVGLFMILVGVTFFFGMAQTNGTMEKLTAYSIRVCKGNTAIVPFVVFVLTTFVTTIGPGNIAGTALMAPVAMAIATRIGMPAFLMTLVVVGAANGAAFSPFAPTGIISNGIIAKMAPQLGMAADSLNSLAWKIHFNSTVAQGVANIGGFFLLGGWAWIKKQRGETLNIDELAPQPEPFDKHQWLTLSLVGILILAIVLPGLPMFKGVFPKTLLNLLSNVGTVAFILAGVMMLTGSGDSKKAIKVMPWGVIMMVCGVTVLIEVMDKAGGLNAFVKMIGAVSNPTTVNAWLALITGVISAYSSSSGVVMPMFLPMVPGLIKEVGGGNPVALISSINIGAHLVDTSPLSTLGALCIACAGDHEDKAKLFRNLLIWGLSMSVVGAVICYVFFGILGL
- a CDS encoding SLC13 family permease — encoded protein: MVQGLINIGGFFLLGGWAWIQKQRGATLDIDEIAPQPEPFNKHQWLTLAMVGILILLVVLPGLPGMKGMFPKVVLNMLSNVGSIAFVLSCVLMLTGSGDSKAAVKVMPWGVIMMVCGVSVLIDVMDQAGGLNAMVKMIGALSSPTSVVLCILWSVRFLA